A stretch of the Sphingosinithalassobacter tenebrarum genome encodes the following:
- a CDS encoding cysteine synthase A, protein MQATKDTLSLIGNTPLVRLKGPSAESGCEIFAKCEFANPGASVKDRAALYIVEDAEERGQIAPGGTIVEGTAGNTGIGLALVANAKGYKTIIVMPETQSREKMDTLRALGAELVLVPAAPYSNPGHFVHTSRRIAEETPNAIWANQFDNIANRKAHIAGTAEEIWEQMEGRIDGFTCAAGTGGTIAGVGLGLKGKDEKITIALSDPHGAALYSYYACGELKSEGSSVAEGIGQGRITANLEGAPIDTQFRISDEEGMEWVRRLLAEEGLCLGLSSGINVAGAVALGKELGPGKRIATILCDTGFRYLSTLYNREWLETKGLSVPEWMAR, encoded by the coding sequence ATGCAAGCTACCAAGGACACGCTTTCGCTGATCGGCAACACGCCGCTCGTACGCCTCAAGGGGCCGAGCGCGGAAAGCGGCTGCGAGATTTTCGCCAAGTGCGAATTCGCCAATCCCGGCGCTTCGGTGAAGGACCGCGCGGCGCTCTACATCGTCGAGGATGCCGAGGAACGTGGCCAGATCGCGCCCGGTGGCACGATCGTCGAAGGGACTGCGGGCAATACCGGCATCGGTCTCGCGCTGGTCGCCAATGCCAAGGGCTACAAGACGATCATCGTCATGCCCGAAACGCAGAGTCGCGAGAAAATGGACACGCTGCGCGCGCTCGGCGCCGAGCTGGTGCTCGTGCCCGCCGCGCCTTATTCCAACCCCGGCCATTTCGTGCACACCAGCCGCCGCATCGCGGAGGAAACGCCCAATGCGATCTGGGCCAACCAGTTCGACAATATCGCTAACCGCAAGGCGCATATCGCCGGCACGGCCGAGGAAATCTGGGAACAGATGGAAGGCCGCATCGACGGTTTCACCTGCGCGGCGGGCACCGGCGGGACGATCGCCGGGGTCGGCCTGGGCCTGAAGGGCAAGGACGAGAAAATCACCATCGCGCTCAGCGATCCGCACGGCGCCGCGCTCTATTCCTATTATGCGTGTGGCGAATTGAAGTCCGAAGGTTCCTCGGTCGCCGAAGGGATCGGGCAGGGGCGGATCACCGCCAATCTGGAAGGCGCGCCGATCGACACCCAGTTCCGCATCTCGGACGAGGAAGGCATGGAATGGGTCCGCCGCCTGCTCGCCGAGGAAGGACTGTGCCTCGGTCTGTCCTCGGGGATCAACGTTGCCGGCGCGGTGGCGCTGGGCAAGGAGCTCGGCCCGGGCAAACGGATCGCGACGATCCTGTGCGACACCGGCTTTCGCTATCTCTCGACGCTCTACAATCGCGAATGGCTGGAGACGAAGGGACTGAGCGTGCCGGAGTGGATGGCGCGCTAG
- a CDS encoding class I SAM-dependent methyltransferase translates to MQEVLDGYAAAASDTLIATYDALSSEEIYRHVADLFPREASRVADIGAGTGRDAAWFAARGHRVTAVEPVRELREAGRALHGSAAIDWVDDRLPHLTRLVGFCVFDLVTLCGVWQHLPDPEQDIALAGLAAIIAPDGLLVMSLRHGPGAAGRPVFPADPDAMIAAAQALGFQLIRRIHAPSVQPGNRVNGVHWTWLALRKSG, encoded by the coding sequence ATGCAGGAAGTTCTCGACGGCTATGCCGCGGCGGCAAGCGACACGCTGATCGCGACCTATGACGCGCTTTCCTCCGAAGAAATCTATCGGCATGTCGCCGATCTCTTCCCGCGCGAAGCGTCGCGCGTCGCCGATATCGGCGCGGGGACCGGCCGCGACGCGGCATGGTTCGCCGCGCGGGGCCATCGGGTAACGGCTGTCGAGCCGGTGCGCGAGCTGCGCGAGGCAGGACGGGCGCTGCATGGCTCGGCCGCTATCGATTGGGTCGATGATCGGCTGCCGCATCTCACGCGGCTGGTCGGGTTCTGCGTGTTCGATCTGGTGACGCTCTGCGGCGTCTGGCAGCATCTGCCCGACCCCGAACAGGATATCGCGCTCGCCGGCCTCGCAGCGATCATCGCACCGGACGGCTTGCTGGTGATGTCGCTTCGCCACGGGCCGGGCGCGGCGGGGCGACCGGTATTTCCTGCCGATCCCGACGCGATGATCGCTGCGGCGCAGGCGCTGGGGTTTCAGCTTATCCGGCGCATCCATGCGCCTTCGGTGCAGCCGGGCAACCGCGTCAACGGCGTCCACTGGACCTGGCTGGCGTTGCGCAAGTCGGGCTGA
- a CDS encoding SDR family NAD(P)-dependent oxidoreductase, translating to MARIFITGSSGGLGLEAGGQLVAGGHDVVLHARNAERADAARGALAACQDVAIGDVSTLSGMHALADRIGALGDFDAVIHNVGVFEGRTRGETEDGFTPTFAVNVIAPYLLTATTPRPRRLIYLSSSMHRSGNPGLSDPMFEARRWDATQAYCDSKLYDTMLAFALAQRWPDRRINAVDPGWMPTNMGGKSASGDIPTGAATQVWLATADDADITGGYFLEKREERPAPSATDPDAQARLLAYLEELTGVSLPD from the coding sequence ATGGCGCGCATTTTCATCACCGGATCGTCCGGCGGTCTGGGGCTCGAAGCTGGCGGGCAACTGGTCGCCGGCGGGCACGATGTGGTGCTGCATGCCCGCAACGCCGAACGCGCCGATGCCGCGCGCGGCGCGCTTGCCGCCTGTCAGGACGTCGCGATCGGCGACGTTTCGACGCTTTCGGGCATGCACGCCCTGGCCGATCGCATCGGCGCACTGGGCGATTTCGATGCGGTGATTCACAATGTCGGCGTGTTCGAAGGCAGGACGCGCGGCGAAACCGAAGACGGCTTCACCCCGACCTTCGCCGTCAATGTCATCGCGCCCTATCTGCTCACCGCCACGACGCCGCGCCCGCGGCGGCTGATCTATCTGAGCTCAAGCATGCACCGCAGCGGCAATCCCGGCCTTTCCGATCCGATGTTCGAAGCGCGCCGCTGGGACGCTACCCAGGCCTATTGCGACAGCAAGCTCTACGACACGATGCTCGCATTCGCGCTGGCGCAGCGCTGGCCGGATCGCCGCATCAATGCCGTCGACCCCGGTTGGATGCCGACCAATATGGGCGGGAAGAGCGCTTCGGGCGACATCCCCACCGGCGCGGCGACGCAAGTGTGGCTGGCCACGGCCGACGATGCCGATATCACCGGCGGCTATTTTCTGGAGAAGCGGGAGGAGCGCCCTGCCCCTTCCGCGACCGATCCCGACGCGCAGGCGCGGCTGCTGGCGTATCTGGAGGAACTGACCGGAGTCAGCCTGCCGGATTGA